From the genome of Solanum dulcamara chromosome 12, daSolDulc1.2, whole genome shotgun sequence:
ctaaggaggtggaTGGGTACAAACTTTGGTTTTCGAGCAAGTTgaggtttaagaatggagtaggGATCTTAGTAGATAGCGAGCTTAGAGATCAGGTGGTAGAGGTTAGGAGGACCAATGATAAGATGATGGCGATTAAGTTAGTCGTTGGAGGGCTCaccttgaacattattagtgcctaTGCACCGCAAGTGGGGTTGGACGAGGAGACAaaaaggcgcttttgggaggacttGGATGAAATAGTGGTCAGTATACTGCCTACTGAGAAGTTATTCATAAaaggagatttcaatgggcacattgggTCTGTTTCGATGGGCTATGACGAGGTGCATAGAGGATTTGGCTTCGGGTGCAGGAATAGTAGAGGAGCCTCACTCCTAGATTTCGCAAAAGCTTTTGGTTTAAGGGtggccaactcgagtttcccaaagaagaaGGAGCACTTGGTAACTTTTCGTAGCTCGAGGGCGGCGACGCAAATAGACTTCTGGCTCCTTAGAAAAGATGATAAAATCCTCTGTAAGGACTGCAAGGTCACACCAAGTGAGAATCTTACGACCCAATATAAACTATTAGTCATGGACTTGGAGAtaagaaggaagaaaaaaaagagggtCGTGGATGACCGATCGAGGATTAGGTAGGGTCGTTTGACTCCgtctagtgccctagagatgggggAGAAGCTGATGGCTATGGGGTCATGGGATAGTAGGGGGGATGCGAGCAATATTTAGGATAGAACGGCTAGCTGCATTAGGGAAACAGCTAGAGAGGTGCTAGGGGTCTCATGAGGCCACCATAGTGGGCACCGAGGGGATTGGtagtggaatggagaagtccaGGGAAAGGTAGAAGCAAAGAAGTAGGCATATGTAAAGTTGGTAGATAGCAAGGATGATGAAGAGAAGCGAACGAACAggaaaaagtataagatggcgaATAAGGAGGCGAAGATGGCAGTTTCGGCGGCTAAAACGGTAgcctttgaacgcctttatgcagaACTAGAGGAAAAAAGCGGGGATAAGAAGCTATTTAAGCTTGCCAAGGCGAGAGAGAGGAAGGCACGcgacttggatcaagtgaagtacatCAAGGATGAGGATGGTCAAGTACTGGTACAGGAATCCCGCATtagacagagatggcagtcatactttcacGAACTCTTGAACGAATGAGGGGatagagactttgtgttgggagacttggagcacttggataggcgtcgcgactttgggtattataggagaataaaggttgaggaggttaagggagCTGTTCGTAGGATGAGCAGGGGAAAAACGACCGAACCTGATGAGATccttggggaattttggaagaatgcaggTAGGGTAGGATTGGAGTGGCTGAATGCattgtttaatgtcattttcaggACATCGAAGATGCCGaaagaatggaggtggagtacaatcattcccgtgtacaagaacaagggagacattcaaagctgcaccaactatagaggtatcaagctgctaagtcacactatgaaagtgtgggaaagggtgatagaaatgagggtgaggagtagtgtgtctatttcagagaaccagtttggattcatgTCAGGGCGCTCGACTACAAAAGCCATTCATATTGtaaggagattggtggagcagtatagggagcaaaaaagggacttacacatgatattcattgacttagaaaaggcctatgaaaaagttccaagagaggtcctatggagatgcttggaggcaAAATGtatacctgtggcatacattagagcGATTAAAGACATATATGATGGATctaagaccagggtaaggaTGGTAGGAGGGGACTCGAAGCACTTTCCTGttacgatggggttgcaccagggatcgactcttagcccgtttctattcgccctggtgatggatcaattgacaagaaaaatacaaggtgaggtgccttggtgtataTTGTTCATGGATGACATATtcctgattgacgagactcacAATGGAGTTAACAACAAGCTGGAGGGCTGGAGACAAAtgttggagtctaaaggatttaaattaagtaggaccaagatagaatacttggagtgcagttttagtggcctgccgcgtgaggctgatggggaagtgaggcttggtacccaggccattcaaaataaaagaagcttcaagtaccttgggtttATTATAtaggaagatggggatatcgacgacgaTGTTTCGCACCGTATcggtgcagggtggatgaaatgaaggCTCGCCTCCagagtgctgtgtgacaagaaagtgccaccaaaactcaaaggcaagttctacaaaatggtggttagaccgactctattgtacggggcggagtgttggccaatcaagaaacttcatatTCATAAGATGAAagtcgcggaaatgcgaatgctgTGATatatgtgtgggcatactaggatggatagaattaggaatgaagatatccgagacaaggtgggagtggcatcggtaGAGGACAAGATGTGGGAatcgagactgagatggtttgggcatgtgaagaggagagacacagatgctccagtgcggaggtgcgagaggttggctatggacggtttcaggaggggcaaatGGAGGCtgaagaagtattgggaagaggtgattagacatgatatggtaCAGTTGCAGCtcactgaggacatgaccttagataggaggctgtggaggactcagattaagatagtgggctaggtggcctatcttttctccatagtagtcgtagttgCGCTCATTTATTTATTAACATTTGTTttttgcatgggattactgcttatattagttggactagtttactttgggtatcctattttatttatagtagttaatgctcttttatccccgatctttcctaccctgacttcatcgctctcattattcatatttttatattattttttatatgcttggctctactgacctatgtcttattttccttattttccttgtttctcctcccttgttcttctctcttaagccgagggtctttcggaaacagtcgccctacctttcaaggtgggggttaggtctgtgtacactctaccctccccagaccccacatagTGGGACTATActgagtttgttgttgttgttgttgtatattgtaTGCACACAATCGTTTGAGTCAATTAATCCTTTTAATTACTGAAAGAAAGGCAAAGAGCTGGCAAAACATTTTGGTACAAGAGTTAAAAGCACTATGAACCAAACATGTGACATCGTCCCCATGAATCCGAGCTTCCGTCTAGtcatagattttgaatttaaaattttgagattttgaagcTGTATTTTACTCAAAATTATGTTTGGACA
Proteins encoded in this window:
- the LOC129875587 gene encoding uncharacterized protein LOC129875587, which codes for MAIKLVVGGLTLNIISAYAPQVGLDEETKRRFWEDLDEIVVSILPTEKLFIKGDFNGHIGSVSMGYDEVHRGFGFGCRNSRGASLLDFAKAFGLRVANSSFPKKKEHLVTFRSSRAATQIDFWLLRKDDKILCKDCKVTPSENLTTQYKLLVMDLEIRRKKKKRVVDDRSRIR